The DNA segment CCTCTTCAATTTATGGCAAATTGTGGCATATTTTGCTTCTGGTGTCTGACGGCCTCCTCGATATCTGGCAATTTGTGGCATGACAGCCTCTACGATATCAGGCAATGTGTGGCATCTTTAGCATCTTGTAACGGGTGGCATCTTAGATGTCTGGCATCTTCGGAAATCTTCATCTTCATTCGTATAGACGAAAACGATGGGTTACTTGGGACAATTTTGCATAAATCTAACCAAAAGATAACATCTAATTGGTAAAATCTTTTATAGCAATTTTGCACCAATGTGTTATCTCCTATAAACTGGTTACTGGTATAAAGAACTTCAAAGACGAAGCTATAAATCACAGGAAACAACCTTTATGAAATCATCTAGAAGCGGAAGACCCAGTTAACTCCAATTATCAGCGACCCTCAGATGAAGAGAACAAGCAGACATTCATGTTACTCCTGTCCTTGTAGAAACATTCTTGGAGGTCACAGCTAAGTATCACCACATGCTAACTTTCATTCTCTTTGCTTTTGAATTCTTTCATTGCTTACCTTGCTAAAGGTGATGGGATAGCACCATCAATTCCTGCACAAGATACCTGTATTCCCCTATTCCTTCCCCCTGCGCAAGTTGTTCCAtactattaatataatcattattattattagagaacactggtttgatttcggagtgtccttctcctagaagagctgctttccatagctgaagagtctcttctacccttaccaagaggaaagtagccactggaaaattacagtgcagtaacccattggattaagaagaattgtttagtaatctaagtattgaggagaatatgtagagaataagccagactattcggtgtgtgtgtaggcaaagggaaaatgaaccgtaacctgagaaggatttaatgtaatactgtctagccagtcaatagatgccataactctttagtggtagtatctcaatggattaCATCTATTTCTATAGTAGAAACATGAAATCCCATTTAATCTTCAATCTGTAAATATGTTGGTATACGTCTAAGTTGCTCGTCAGTTATATATTCATACTCGTAAAATGTGAGGATTTCGGGAATTATATGATTTTTAAATCCACATAGATTTATTATTTCCAAGAAAAATTCAatacttcttaaaaaaaaatcgtttattaTATATAATGAGTCATCAGAATCAGAGAAACATCTTTGTCTGAATGCCTATGGCAACTATACCATGCAGGGGGCGTGGCTTGTTGCGgtacatttaatttttcatacttgTCTATCATCTTTCATAATCCTAGCTATAGAATAATTCGTTCTGCTAGCATAAATTCTATAAGAAGTGATAGCTGTAgtagcaataaaataaaatttcagatATCAATAATGCATTCTTTATTTTGTGCTCTGAGTATTTATATTACTCAAATGTAAAGTGTCTGCGCTTATGTTATAATTGTAAGCGTCTTTTTGCTCGCGTATGATGGAaattttttaagtatattttcatcGCTTTAAATTTTAATGATTCGTTTTTATCAAACTTTCTCAGAATTTAATCACTTCTAGATACAGAAGAGGTCCCACAAATAAAATTACACAGCCTTTTCAAAAACCCTTTCAtgcagagggtttttttttttcacttgcgcTATATTGGGATAATTGTACGAAATGAACAGTAAACAAATCTACTAATTTTAGCCACAAGAATGTCTCTGGATTTAAACTAACTGTGATAGTTTATGACGGCACTTTTTGTAATATCTATATGAAAACTTTTCATTCTACTATATTCAATTACCAGAAAACCAGATATTTAAATCCTTTTGGAAGTTATTGATTAGGCGGACAAATTTGATCATTATGTAAAGACTATGTCAAATGAAAATTGAATACGTTTCAGTAAATGTTTCTGTAAAGGTGGTCCCGTTAATAGTCTGTCTCTTAAAGCACACCAGAGGCGTATTCAAAGTTCCTTTACTTCTTAGCTTAAGTGACTAACCGGCATTGTTTTCCTCCTATTTCTTCTTTCCATTGAGAGGTTCTTCGCCATTGTCCAGCTCGAGTTTCTCCTTTTATTTCAGAACTAATCTTTTGAATTTTAAAATATTGTAAGGTTCAGGTACCTCACACCATGGTGGAGTGACTACTATGATGGGCCTGACTGCTGATTATTCAGAGCAAACTTCCGCCGCTCTGATTCCACCAACGCTTTCTACGTCTAGCAATCCTCCAGCAACAGCAGGATCAGGAAACTCCACAGGCCCCTCAGAATCTGGCAAACCTCCAACAACAGTAGGACCCGGAAACTCTCCAGCATCACCAACGTCTGGCAATCCTCCAACAACAGTTGGACCCGGAAACTCTCCAGCATCACCAACGTCTGGCAATCCTCCAACAACAGTTGGACCCGGAAACTCTCCAGCATCACCAACGTCTGGCAATCCTCCAACAGTAGGACCCGGAAACACTCCAGCATTACCAACATCTGGCAATCCTCCAACAACAGTAGGACCCGGAAACACTCCAGCATCACCAACGTCTGGCAATCCTCCAACAACAGTAGGACCCGGAAACACTCCAGTATCACCAACGTCTGGCAATCCTCCAACAACAATGGGACCTGGAAACACTCCAGCATCACCAACGTCTGGCAATCCTCCAACAACAGTAGGACCTGGAAACTCTCCAGCATCACCAACGTCTGGCAATCCTCCAACAACAGCAAAACCTGAAGACACCTCACCATCACCAACGTCTGGCAATCCTTCAATACCTCCTCAATCATCAGGGCAACCGAATACAATACCTGCGGCAGAGACCTCACCTTTACCTACAACAATCCAATCTCCAACAACAGCTGAAGTCACGACTACTATTCCACCAACAATAAATCCTATAACCACGGCTCAACCTCCAACAataactgcaaatcccacaaccacactggaacctacaacaacaactgcaaatcccacaaccacaccagaACCTTCAACAACAATTGCAAATCCCACATCCACACttaaacctacaacaacaactacaaataacacaaccacacttgaacctacaacaacaactgcaaatcccacaaccacaccagaacctacaacaatAACTGCAAACCCCAAAACCACActtgaacctacaacaacaactgaaaatcccacaaccacacttgTACCTTCAACAACAACTCCAAATCCCACAACCACGCTTGAACCTACAAAAATAACTGCAAATCTCACAACCACACTTGAACCTGCAACAACAACACCTAATCCCACAACCATACTtcaacctacaacaacaactgcaaatcccataACAACATTTGTACcttcaacaacaactgcaaatccaaCAACCACAccaaaatatacaacaacaactgcaaatcccacaaccacaccagaACCTCCAATGACAaatgcaaatcccacaaccacaccagaacctacaacaacaactgcaaatcccacaaccacaccaaAACCTACAACAACCACTGCAAATCCCATAACCACACCACAACCtataacaacaactgcaaatcccacaaccacaccagaACCTACACCAACAGCTGCAAATCTCACAACCATACCAGAACCTACAGCAaaaactgcaaatcccacaaccacaccggaacctacaacaacaaatgcaaatcCCACaacaacaccagaacctacaacgacaactgcaaatcccacaaccacacttgaacctacaacaacaactgcaaatcccataaccacaccagaacctacaacaacaactgcaaatcccacaaccccaccagaacctacaacaacaactgcaaatcccacaacaaccccagaacctacaacaacaactgcaaatcccacaacaactccagaatctacaacaacaactgcaaatcccacaacctcaccagaacctacaacaacaactgcaaatcccacaaccacaccagaATCTACagcaacaactgcaaatcccacaaccacacaagaacctacaacaacaactgcaaatcacacaaccacaccagaacctacaacaacaactgcaaatcctacAACCACACCAGagtctacaacaacaactgcaaatcccacaaccacacaagaacctacaacaacaactgcaaatcctacAACCACACCAGagtctacaacaacaactgcaaatcccacaaccacgcCAGAACCtacttttcaaaatactggaggtttaaaaaattatcaatggcaataaattataatcaagagcgaattcaaatatttatttacataaacagaaactatcactggaaatttattaaagaaaatggctcaggatcgtagatggtcttattgcttgtTGGTATTTAagagag comes from the Palaemon carinicauda isolate YSFRI2023 unplaced genomic scaffold, ASM3689809v2 scaffold86, whole genome shotgun sequence genome and includes:
- the LOC137637569 gene encoding soluble scavenger receptor cysteine-rich domain-containing protein SSC5D-like: MGLTADYSEQTSAALIPPTLSTSSNPPATAGSGNSTGPSESGKPPTTVGPGNSPASPTSGNPPTTVGPGNSPASPTSGNPPTTVGPGNSPASPTSGNPPTVGPGNTPALPTSGNPPTTVGPGNTPASPTSGNPPTTVGPGNTPVSPTSGNPPTTMGPGNTPASPTSGNPPTTVGPGNSPASPTSGNPPTTAKPEDTSPSPTSGNPSIPPQSSGQPNTIPAAETSPLPTTIQSPTTAEVTTTIPPTINPITTAQPPTITANPTTTLEPTTTTANPTTTPEPSTTIANPTSTLKPTTTTTNNTTTLEPTTTTANPTTTPEPTTITANPKTTLEPTTTTENPTTTLVPSTTTPNPTTTLEPTKITANLTTTLEPATTTPNPTTILQPTTTTANPITTFVPSTTTANPTTTPKYTTTTANPTTTPEPPMTNANPTTTPEPTTTTANPTTTPKPTTTTANPITTPQPITTTANPTTTPEPTPTAANLTTIPEPTAKTANPTTTPEPTTTNANPTTTPEPTTTTANPTTTLEPTTTTNLQQQLQIPQPHQNLQQQLQIPQPHKNLQQQLQITQPHQNLQQQLQILQPHQSLQQQLQIPQPHKNLQQQLQILQPHQSLQQQLQIPQPRQNLLFKILEV